TACAGAGCACCCTCTCGGAGAAGGGCCTGACCCTCCCCGAGGTGCAGTTCGACACGGCCGCTCCGGGCCAGGCGCCTCCGTCCCCCGGCGGGGCCTCGTGGCTCGTGCCGTTCAAGGCGCAGGGGGGCGGGGGTGAACTGGACGGGCTTGTGCTCCTGCCGGACGGCGGCGAGGAGGCGTCGGACGAGTCGACCCAGACGGAGAGCGCTTCCCAGCAGGCTTCCACGGGGTCTGCTCAGCCGTCGGGCGCGTCGGGCGGCGGTGCACCGTCGTCGTCGGAGTCAGAAAGCGTCGAGGTGTCGCCCGCCGCCTTCAGCGAGCTGGGCGACGAGGAAATCAGCGGAGACGGGGGCTCGGGCACCTTCAAGCTGCTGGCGGACGTGGACCTGGAGGTGCGGGTGGAACTGGGCCGCCGCGAGTTGCCCCTCGCGGACGTGCTGAAGCTCACGACGGGGAGCGTGGTCGAACTGGAGAAAATGGTCGGGGAGCCGCTGTCGGTGTACGCCAACGGGCGCCTGATTGCCGAGGGGGAGGCCGTAGTGATTGACGAGCAGTTTGGGGTGCGTATCACAAATCTCGCCTCGGAAGGACATCGCGAGAAGGCATTTTTCTAACCCGGAACGGGACCCACGACGGGAGAGCCCCGGAGGATTTTCCGGCTGGCATCGTTTTCGCAAAACAAGAGAGCGAATATTGCGCCCTCTTGTTCTGCCGCTCTCATCCGTGTTGCCGTCTGCCGACCATGGTCCCCTCCGCCCCAGACTCGCCCGGAGTATCCACACGTCGCCTGGCCTGGTATGCGCTGTACGCGCTGGGGGCGCTGGTGGCCCTCTGGGTGCTGGTGCAGGCCGCCGCGCTGGTCCCGCCCGCCGAGGGGGCCGAGTCCGCCGACGGGGCCGAACGGGAGGCTCCCGCCTCTCCGTCCGTATCGTCGGACGCCGGTGTCGATCTCTTCACCTGGGGCAACCTGTCGGCCCTTCTGGTGCTCGTGGGGGGCGGAGGATACGCGCTCTACGTGCGCCGCCGTGTCTCGTCCGAGGAGGGCTCCGTCGCCCTCCGCCCAATCGGGCAGCTGGCCCTCGGGCAGTCGCAGCACCTCCGCCTTGTTGCGTGTGGGGACGAGGTGCTCCTGGTAGGGGCGACCGAAGAGACGGTCGAGCTCCTGAAGACATATCCCCGCGAGGCGTTTGACGAGTCGATTCTCGACGCGGCGGAGGGCGACGAGGCCCCGCCGGGCGGAAGCGGGCCCTCGCCCCAGTCGGCACACTTCGCCGACGTGCTGAAGCAGTTCGCCCGCCAAAACTCCCTGTCGTGACGCCGCACGCCGTGCCTACACGTCTCTCTACGCCGTGTCCCTCGCCCGTTCGACGGACCGGGGGACTCATCGTACTGGTTGTGCTTCTGCTGGCGAGTGGGCCCCTCGTGGGGTCGACCGCGTTTGCGCAGGAGGCCGGAGCGACGGCCGCGCAGGTCGATACGTCCGGGTCGTCGCTCGGGGGGCTCCCCCAGGTCGACCTGAACCCTTCGGAGGACGGGTACGAGCTGCCGATCCAGCTTCTCCTCCTGCTGACGGTCCTCACGCTCGCCCCGGCCATCATCATTCTGATGACCAGCTTCACGCGCCTGGTCGTCGTCTTCAGCATCCTACGCCGGGCGCTGGGGCTGCAGCAATCCCCGCCCCGTCAGGTCGTCATCGGCCTCTCGCTCTTTCTGTCCATCTTTATCATGCAGCCGGTGCTGGAGACGGTCCACCAGGACGCGCTCCGGCCGTACCTGGACAACGAGATTACCCAGCAGGAGGCATTCGACCGGGCGTCTACGCCGATGAAGCGGTTCATGCTCACTCACACGCGGGACAAGGACCTCATGCTCTTCATGGACATGGGGGAGATTGAGAGCTTCGAGAGCCCGGACGAGGCCCCGCTCTACGTGGTCGTGCCGTCGTTCGTCATCAGCGAGCTCCGGATTGCGTTCCAGATCGGCTTCATGATCTTCCTGCCGTTCCTCATCGTGGACCTCGTCGTGGCAAGCATCCTGATGAGCATGGGCATGATGATGCTGCCGCCCGTTATGATTTCGCTGCCCATCAAGCTGCTCCTCTTTGTGCTGACCGACGGCTGGTACCTCATCGTCGAGTCGCTCATGCAGGGCTATGCGGTGGGGTAGTGCCCCCCCGCAGGCCCCTTCGCAATCGCCGTACATCAACCGCCTCCCCCCCAATGAACGCAGATGTTGCTGTCTACTGGCTCAAAGAATCGCTCCGAACGGGATTTATGGTGCTCGGGCCCATGCTGGGCATGGCGCTGCTGGCTGGAATTGTCGTGAGCCTCTTCCAGGCCGTCACCTCCATGCAGGAGATGACGCTCAGCTTTATCCCCAAGCTCATCGCAATTGCCGTTGTCTTCTTCTTTATGATGCCGTGGATGATTCAGATGATGACCGACTTCACGGCCGAGATCTTCGCCGCCATCCCCAGCGTGTCGAAGTGACCGGCGGCCCGCGGCCGGACGTTCTTCTCCCATGCCCGTGACGACCGACGTCGTGACAGACGGCGTGTCCCATGTCGCTGCTCGATACCGAGTACATTTTGCGGGTGCTGCTCGTGTTTGTGCGGGTCAGTGGCCTGATGCTGGCGGCCCCGGTCTTCCAGCAGCAAACCATCCCCGTGCGGGTGCGGGTGCTAGCCAGCGTGGTGCTGGCCTACAGCCTGGCGGGGTTTGCCACGGGGCCCCTGCCCGACCACGTGACCCACGATGTCGGGTTTATACTGGTCGTGCTGGTGGAGGCGGGCACGGGGCTTGTCATGGGCTTTACGGCGCGCATCATCTTCTGGGCGGTGAGCTTCGCGGGAACGATCATGGGATATCAGATGGCGCTGAGCCTCGCGCAGACCTACAACCCGATCAGCGGCACGTCGAGCAACCCGCTCGGCCAGATTCTCTCGTACACGTTTCTCCTCGCGTTTCTCCTCGCCGACGGGCACCACTTCCTCCTGCGGGCACTCGCCCAGTCGTTTGAGGTGGTGCCGCTGGGCGGCGCCGAGCTGGCCGGGGCCGGGCCGTCGATGCTGGAGTGGATGGGGGACTTCTTCCGCCTCGCCGTCCGGCTGGCGGCGCCGTTCCTGGTGATCCTCTTCCTGACTGACATCGCGCTGGGCATCTTCGCGCGCCTCGTCCCCCAGGCCAACCTGTTCACGCTCAGCCTGCCCACAAAGCTGCTCGTGGGCATTGGAATCTTCCTTGTCTTTATACAGGGGGCCGTCCCGTTCTTCCCGTCGCTCTTTGGGCAGATTGAGCAGATGGTGCACGAGGTCCTCCGGATCATTGCGCCCGGGTAGCCGGCGACGGCGGGCCGGGAAAAGTTTTCCGTTGCGTCCCACGCAGTCCTTTCCCCGTGCTGGGACGCCGAGAATCTCGATCGCGTGATCACTTTCCAGTGCCACCGATGAGTGAGACGCAGGAAAAACAGTACGACCCAACGCCCCGGCGCCTCGAGAAAGCGCGCGAAGAGGGAAATGTGCTTCGGGCAACCGAGCCCGTCTCCGTGGGGCTCCTGCTGACGGCGATGGCGCTCTTTTCGGTGGGGGGCGCCTCGGCGTTTCAGTCCCTCCAGGACATGGCGGCGCGCATATTTCTCCGGTCGGCGCGCATGTCCCTCACCGTAAAGTCGATCCAGAGCCTCGTCGCGGAGATTGGGGTGCAGGTCGCCGAGATGCTAGCCCCCCTCTTCATCGTGCTCGTGGTCGCGGCGGTGGGACTCAACATGGTCCAGTCCGGATGGAACGTGTCGTTCACCCCCATCCAGCCGCAGCTCAGCCGCGTGAACCCGTTGGAGGGGCTGAAGCAGATCTTTTCCTCGGAGGGCGCCTTCGGCTTCGCGAAAACCCTCCTCAAGATCGGCGTGGTGGGGCCCATCGCGTATTTTGCCATGCGGCCGCTTATCCCGGAGATGGTGCAGGTCTACACGCTGCCGCTGCCAGCTCTGCTCGACCAGGCGGCCGACTGGTTCTTTGCACTGATGTGGCGGGTTCTGATGGGCCTCGTCGTGATTGCGGCGCTCGACTTTGCGTTCGAGCGTTGGAAGTACTACGAGGATCTCAAGATGAGCAAAAAAGAAATGGAGGACGAACAGAAAGAAACGGAGGGGGACCCGGAGTTTGAGGAGAAACGGCGGGAGAAGGCCAAAGAGCTGGCCGAGCAGCCGCGCATGGACCACGCCGTCATGAAGTCGGACGCGGTCGTTACAAATCCGACGCACTACGCCATTGCCCTGCGCTACGACCCCGACGAGGCGCCGGCTCCGCGGGTGTTGCTGAAGGGCGTTCGCAAGCGCGCGCTCCGCATCAAGGAGCTCGCCGCCGAATTTGACGTGCCCACGTTCGAAAATCGGTCCCTGGCACACGCCTTGTACGACAATGTGCCAGAGGAAGAGGAAATTCCGGAGGAACTCTACCCCGCCGTCGCCGCCATCCTCGCCGAAGTGTACGAACAGCGCGGCGACGTCTGATCCGTTGTGCTCTGTCATCCACCCCCGCAGGTGCTTTGTCCCGCGCTGCTGATTCCCGCACGTCGTCGTCGCCCACTGGGTCGCTGGGGGTTGGAGGGTTTGACAGCGAGATTGTCGTAGCCGGTGCCATCGTGGCGATTTTGTTCATGATGGTGGTGCCCCTGCCCAGCTACCTGCTGGACCTCTTCCTGGCCACGGACATCGCTCTGAGCCTTGGGGTGCTCCTGACGTCGTTCTACGCCGAGCGGCCCCTGGAATTTGCGATCTTTCCGGGCCTGCTACTCACGACGACTCTCTTCCGGCTCTCGCTGAACGTCGCGTCGACCCGGCTCATCCTGGGCAACGCGGAGGCCGGGGCCCTCATCAACGCGTTTGGGAGCTTCGTCGTGGCGGGCAACTACGTGGTGGGGGCCATCATTTTCCTCGTGCTCGTCATTATCAACTTCGTGGTCATCACGAAGGGCACCGAGCGCATCTCGGAGGTGGCCGCGCGGTTTACGCTCGACGCGATGCCGGGAAAGCAGATGGCCATCGACGCGGACCTCAACTCGGGCCTCATCGACGAGCGGGAGGCGCGCGAGCGGCGGGACGAGGTGACGGAGGAGGCCGATTTCTACGGCGCCATGGACGGTGCGACGAAGTTCGTGCGGGGCGAGGCCGTCGCGGGCATTCTCATCACGGCCATCAACGTCGTGGGGGGGCTGGTAATCGGCGTGACCCAGCAGGCGATGGGGGTTGGGGAGGCGGCGAGCACCTTTGCCCTGCTCTCGATCGGGGACGGGCTCGTGTCGCAAATCCCTGCGCTCATGGTGTCGACGGCGGCCGGCATCATTGTCTCGCGGGCCAGCGGAGAGGAGGGGTCGCTGGCCAGCGAAATGAAAGGTCAGCTCCTCGACAAGCCGCCCCCGCTGCTGATCACGGGGTGCTTCCTGGGGCTCATGGGCTTTGTGCCGGGGCTGCCCATCATTCCGTTCTGGCTGCTGAGCGCAGGGGTGCTCCTGTTGTGGTACCTACGCAGCAAAGAGAAGAAGGCGGAGGAGGAGGCAGAGGCGGAGCGCCAGCGCGAGGCGGAGGAGCAGCAGGCCGAGGAGGAGTCTGAAGAAGACCCCTCCGACCTGTTGCTGGTGGACCCGCTCGAATTGGAGATCGGCTACGGGCTCATCTCCCTGGTGGACCCGGACCAGGGCGGAGACCTTCTGGAGCGCGTCAAGATGCTGCGGAAGCAGCTGGCCGAGGAGATGGGGCTCGTCATCCCGCCGGTGCGCATCCGAGACAACGTCGACATGGACTCGAACAAATACGTGATTCGGCTCCGGGGGAATCCCATCGGAGAGGGGCAGGTGATGCCGGGCTACAAGCTCGCGCTGCTCCCCGACGACGTCGACGAGGCGCCGTCGGGCATCCGGGTGGAAGACCCCACGTTCGGGCTTCCGGCCGTCTGGGTGGCGGAGCGCAACCTGCCAGAAGCGGAGCAGATGGGGCTGACCGTCATCGAGTCGCCGGCCGTGATCTCGACCCACCTGCTGGAGGAGCTGCGGAAGAACGCCTATCGGCTCCTCGACCGGCAGGAGGTCCGGGAGATGCTGGACAAGGTCGAAGAATCGGCGCCGGCCCTGGTTGACGAACTGGTGCCGGATCTCCTCTCGCTGGGCAGCATCCGCAAGGTGCTCCAGCGGCTGCTGGAGGAGCGGATTCCGATCCGCGACCTCGTGACGATCCTTGAGACGCTGGCCGACCACGCGTCGCAGACGCAGACGGTGGAGGTGCTGACCGAACATTGCCGGGCGGCGCTGGCGCCCACCATCACCCGTGAGTTTTCGGGGCCCGAGGGGCGCATCAAGGCCTTCGTGATGGATCCAGCCCTGGAGCAGCACCTGCTCGAAAGGGCCGAGGCCGGGGGCCTCGACGCCAACACCCTCGGGCTCCAGCCCGAACGGGCCGACGCCCTCGTGAAGGCGATCGACGAGCAGGCGACCCAGCTCATCAGCAATGACCGGGCGCCGATCTTGCTGATCTCCCCCGTGCTGCGGGCGACGGTCTACCAGTTCCTAGACCCAATGGTCTCGGACATTACCGTCCTCTCCTACAACGACCTCACGCCCGACGCCCCGGTCGACATCGTCGATCAGGTCAGCATCCCGCAGGGATCGTCGTCCTCCGACCTGTCCGCCGCGACTGCCGGAATCTCCAACACATAACCTCACCCGTCTCACGCGCGCACCGCCATGGACGTCCAGACCTTTACCGATTCGAGCATTCAGGCGGCCCTCGAAAAGGCGCGGCACAAGCTGGGCGACCAGGTTGTGCTGGTCGAGTCGGAGCCGTCCACCGACGAGGCGCCCGCGCAGGTCACTGTGATGGTGGACGAGTCGGCTCAACAGACCGCCGCGCAGGGCGAGCAATCGTGGGGCCACGTGCCGAAGCCATCGGAAGCCCCCGTGTCGACGCCGAGCGCATCGCCCGCCCCGGACCGCGGGGGGGCGGACGACGAGACGTCCTTCGAATATGAGGGAAACGACGAGGCGGAATCGGCCGGGTCGGGAATGGCGTCGCGTTTCCAGTCGGAGTTGGAGGCACAGTCCTGGCCCGGCGGCGACGCGTCGCAGCAGAGACAGGGGCGGGGGCGGGTGTTTCCGTCCTCGGATTCGGAGGAAAACGCGTCCCCGACGACCGGGGACCACGAAGCCTGGGTCGAGTCGCGCCTGGAGGAGCTTCGCGCCCGCTCCGGAGACAGGCACGACCAGAACGCGCGCCTCGCCGGAACGGAGACCGGCGAGTGGGCGACCCATCCCCTCTACGGGCGGCTGCTGCAAGACGGCCTTCGTCCCAAGACCGCGACCGCCCTCTTCGGTGACCTGACGGAGCGGGGCGTGGACCCGAGGGAGAGTCCCCGAGACGAGCTGCACTGGGCCCTCGCGCAGGTGGTGTGTCGCCGCATCCAGACCGACCCCTTGGCCGCAGAGACGGGCGTGATTGCTCTGGTGGGGCCCAGCGGCGCCGGGAAGACGTCGCTCGCCCTCAAGCTCGCGGTCCACGACCGCATGCTCGCCGGACAGGACACCGCCGTGATTCATCTGCTTCCGGAGGAGGGGCGCAACGCGTCCTACCAGAACCCGACCGCCCTGTACCGGCGCTTCGGGCTGCCGGTGCGGAGCGTGCGCACGAGGGAAGACATGGCGAAGGCGCTCCGGTGCGTCGGCGACTTCGAGCAGGTGCTCATCGATACGCCACCGCTCCCCATGCCCCTGTCGGAGGCCCGCCCGGTTCTCCGGCGGTACCGGCGCCTCCTGCGCCCCCTGCCGCGGCCCGCCGTCCACTTCGTGGTCGACGCCACCCGGGCGCTGGGGGGAATCGACGAAGAGACGTTCGCCCGGCTGCCCCTTCGTCCCACGGCGGCCGCCGTTACCCACCTGGACGAGGTGCACGACTGGGGACAGGTAGCCGAGTGGCTGATCCACGTCGACCTGCCTGTACAGATCGTCTCGGAGGGGCCCGAGGTGCCGGACGGGGCCCGGGCTTTCTCCCTGCGGTGGTTTGTAGAAGACATCATGGACCTCTAACTGCCTTGCTTCCTCCCGCTGCCTGATCTTTTTGACCGATGGAAGTGACCTCCAACGTTTTAACATTTGCCAGTGGCAAGGGGGGCGTCGGAAAGAGCGTCGTGACGGCCAACCTCGCCGAGATGCTCGCGCGAGAGGGGCACCATGTCGCCCTCGTCGACGCGGACCTGGGCCAGAGCGACACGGCTGTGCTCCTCAATGAGGCCCCCGCCACGACGGTGCTGGACGCCGTGCAGGAGGACGCCGCGCTGCGTACGGTGCCGCACGAGACGGAGAGCGGGATGACCCTCGTGCAGGCCGCCAATCGCCCGACGTCCGGGGACTCGGGGGAGCGCGAGGCTCTGTACGCCGCCCTCGATACGCTGCTCGGACGCCTCCGCACGACCCACGATTACGTGCTCGTCGACGCGTCGGCCGGGACCGACGGGCCCGTGCAGTGGGCCCTGGACCGGGCCGACCTGGGGGTGCTCGTCGTCGTGGGCGAGCCCACCGCCGTTGCCGACGCCTACCGACTCGCCAAGCAGCTGTGGACCGCCGACCCCGATTACCCACTGGGCCTCGTCGTCAACTTCGCCGAGGACGAGGACGACGCCCGAAGCATTGCGGAACGGTTCAAGGCAGTCACGACCCGCTTCCTGGGACAGGCCCCGAAGACCCTCGGGTGGATTCCGTTCTCGCACGCCGTGCGCCGCTCGGTGTCGGACCAGACGCCGGTGGTGCGGAGTGAGGGACCTGCCCGGGACGCCTTCGCCGACCTGGCCGATACGACGGCTCGGGGGCAGTACGTCCTCTCGCCCGCCCTCTCGTGAGCCGCGTTCCGCCCGACCCACTACGCCCCACAATCATCCCCTCAATTATGCCGTCTTCCGACACTGCCTCTGTCTCCGTGTCTCTGTCCTACCACACAATCATTGCCGACGTGAGTGTGCTGTTCGGGACCGGCATTTTTCTGGCGCAGATGTGGGGCGGGGCGCCCCTGGAGCACACCGTCGTCACCGCGGCGGGAGGGGGAGTGGCGACCTACCTCATCCTGGCAGTCGGCTACGCGGCGGCCCGCAGAATCGTCCAAAACGGGGTGCCCTTCGAGGACGCCGGGGAGGATGGTGCGTCGGACGAAGAGGGATCCGCGGAGTCGGAGCCTGAGCCGTCCGAGAACGTTCCGGAAGCCCAGGCCGCCTAAATCCCCGCGACTCGTTGCGACGTCCTAACGCAGTAGTGCTATGTCCCGTGACCTACAGCCCCTTGTCGAACAGTACCTCGACGACCCCACCCCGTCGAACCGAGAGGCCGTCGTAATGGCGGCGCTCCCCCTCGTGCGCTCCATCATCGGCAAGATTAGTGTGCCCGATCACCTGCTTGCCTCGCATGAGGACCTAGAGAGCGTCGGGATTGTCGGGCTTCTTGAGGCCCTCGACAACTACGACCCGGAGCAGGCCCAGTTTGCGACCCACGCGTACCGGCGGGTCCGGGGCAACATCATCGACTACCTCCGCTCGATCGATGTGCTCTCGCGGGAGAAGCGCAAGAAGATGGGCGCGGTGCAGGAGGCGCTCTCCTCGCTCCGGCAGATGCTGGGGGAGGAGCCGTCGGACGAGGATGTATCCGACTACATGGGAATGTCCGTGGAGGAGTATCACGACCTCCTCCGGGACGCGCAGTGCCGTTTCTCCCTCTCGCTCTCGCGGCCCAGCGAGGACGACGACCATACGATGCTCGACGTGCTCCCAAGCGACGACGGGACGGAGGGGTTCGAGCGGTTCGAAAAGGCCTCTACGCAGAAGCACCTCGAGGACCTCATCCAGACCCTTCCGGAGCGCCAACAGACGATTCTGGGCCTGTACTACACGGAAGACCTGACCCTGCAAGAAATTGGGGAGGTGCTCGACCTCAGCGCCGCCCGCATCTCGCAGCTCCTCGGGAAGATTCAGCTCACCCTGCAGGCGAAGTTTGAAGAGCACGCGCACTGATGGCACCGTCTGCGGTATGCAGAGGGTGAAGGGATGCGTCTCTTCTGGGGGTTGTGGGGCTCGCTAGCGTATCGGGAGCCGAGAGCACCCGGTCAGGGCGCGAGAGGCACTCGGCCTGCCCTCCCGGATGAGCGGCTGGACGGGTCCGTGGGGCAGAAGATCCGTTAGAAGTGGCCCACCTCCGAGGCATATGTCGATGCGTCCTGGGCGACCGTCATCATGAGATCGTCGACCCTCGACGCAGAAGAGTCCTCAGAGGTCCCCAGCGACGCGGCGAAGTCTTCGGCGAGGTCCCGGCGGGCAAGGTCGCCCCCGTTCCGGATGGACACCCCAAGCATCTTGCTGGCCGACTCCGGCTCGTCATCCGGGTTGGCGGCGATCTGGAGCACCGAGCAAACCCGCTCCGGCAGTTCCCAG
This window of the Salinibacter grassmerensis genome carries:
- the fliN gene encoding flagellar motor switch protein FliN — protein: MNQNTLETHIQTALTALEALLEQLSGNEIPLNTSAPKNIADRSPTEALQNDLEERFVLHAADKDTIVALDPDWVPLFSEAMFGEEMEPNADGALDLMQEISSQGFGTVQSTLSEKGLTLPEVQFDTAAPGQAPPSPGGASWLVPFKAQGGGGELDGLVLLPDGGEEASDESTQTESASQQASTGSAQPSGASGGGAPSSSESESVEVSPAAFSELGDEEISGDGGSGTFKLLADVDLEVRVELGRRELPLADVLKLTTGSVVELEKMVGEPLSVYANGRLIAEGEAVVIDEQFGVRITNLASEGHREKAFF
- a CDS encoding FliO/MopB family protein, with the protein product MVPSAPDSPGVSTRRLAWYALYALGALVALWVLVQAAALVPPAEGAESADGAEREAPASPSVSSDAGVDLFTWGNLSALLVLVGGGGYALYVRRRVSSEEGSVALRPIGQLALGQSQHLRLVACGDEVLLVGATEETVELLKTYPREAFDESILDAAEGDEAPPGGSGPSPQSAHFADVLKQFARQNSLS
- the fliP gene encoding flagellar type III secretion system pore protein FliP (The bacterial flagellar biogenesis protein FliP forms a type III secretion system (T3SS)-type pore required for flagellar assembly.); its protein translation is MVLVVLLLASGPLVGSTAFAQEAGATAAQVDTSGSSLGGLPQVDLNPSEDGYELPIQLLLLLTVLTLAPAIIILMTSFTRLVVVFSILRRALGLQQSPPRQVVIGLSLFLSIFIMQPVLETVHQDALRPYLDNEITQQEAFDRASTPMKRFMLTHTRDKDLMLFMDMGEIESFESPDEAPLYVVVPSFVISELRIAFQIGFMIFLPFLIVDLVVASILMSMGMMMLPPVMISLPIKLLLFVLTDGWYLIVESLMQGYAVG
- the fliQ gene encoding flagellar biosynthesis protein FliQ, whose product is MNADVAVYWLKESLRTGFMVLGPMLGMALLAGIVVSLFQAVTSMQEMTLSFIPKLIAIAVVFFFMMPWMIQMMTDFTAEIFAAIPSVSK
- the fliR gene encoding flagellar biosynthetic protein FliR, which produces MSLLDTEYILRVLLVFVRVSGLMLAAPVFQQQTIPVRVRVLASVVLAYSLAGFATGPLPDHVTHDVGFILVVLVEAGTGLVMGFTARIIFWAVSFAGTIMGYQMALSLAQTYNPISGTSSNPLGQILSYTFLLAFLLADGHHFLLRALAQSFEVVPLGGAELAGAGPSMLEWMGDFFRLAVRLAAPFLVILFLTDIALGIFARLVPQANLFTLSLPTKLLVGIGIFLVFIQGAVPFFPSLFGQIEQMVHEVLRIIAPG
- a CDS encoding EscU/YscU/HrcU family type III secretion system export apparatus switch protein encodes the protein MSETQEKQYDPTPRRLEKAREEGNVLRATEPVSVGLLLTAMALFSVGGASAFQSLQDMAARIFLRSARMSLTVKSIQSLVAEIGVQVAEMLAPLFIVLVVAAVGLNMVQSGWNVSFTPIQPQLSRVNPLEGLKQIFSSEGAFGFAKTLLKIGVVGPIAYFAMRPLIPEMVQVYTLPLPALLDQAADWFFALMWRVLMGLVVIAALDFAFERWKYYEDLKMSKKEMEDEQKETEGDPEFEEKRREKAKELAEQPRMDHAVMKSDAVVTNPTHYAIALRYDPDEAPAPRVLLKGVRKRALRIKELAAEFDVPTFENRSLAHALYDNVPEEEEIPEELYPAVAAILAEVYEQRGDV
- the flhA gene encoding flagellar biosynthesis protein FlhA; this encodes MSRAADSRTSSSPTGSLGVGGFDSEIVVAGAIVAILFMMVVPLPSYLLDLFLATDIALSLGVLLTSFYAERPLEFAIFPGLLLTTTLFRLSLNVASTRLILGNAEAGALINAFGSFVVAGNYVVGAIIFLVLVIINFVVITKGTERISEVAARFTLDAMPGKQMAIDADLNSGLIDEREARERRDEVTEEADFYGAMDGATKFVRGEAVAGILITAINVVGGLVIGVTQQAMGVGEAASTFALLSIGDGLVSQIPALMVSTAAGIIVSRASGEEGSLASEMKGQLLDKPPPLLITGCFLGLMGFVPGLPIIPFWLLSAGVLLLWYLRSKEKKAEEEAEAERQREAEEQQAEEESEEDPSDLLLVDPLELEIGYGLISLVDPDQGGDLLERVKMLRKQLAEEMGLVIPPVRIRDNVDMDSNKYVIRLRGNPIGEGQVMPGYKLALLPDDVDEAPSGIRVEDPTFGLPAVWVAERNLPEAEQMGLTVIESPAVISTHLLEELRKNAYRLLDRQEVREMLDKVEESAPALVDELVPDLLSLGSIRKVLQRLLEERIPIRDLVTILETLADHASQTQTVEVLTEHCRAALAPTITREFSGPEGRIKAFVMDPALEQHLLERAEAGGLDANTLGLQPERADALVKAIDEQATQLISNDRAPILLISPVLRATVYQFLDPMVSDITVLSYNDLTPDAPVDIVDQVSIPQGSSSSDLSAATAGISNT
- a CDS encoding flagellar biosynthesis protein FlhF is translated as MDVQTFTDSSIQAALEKARHKLGDQVVLVESEPSTDEAPAQVTVMVDESAQQTAAQGEQSWGHVPKPSEAPVSTPSASPAPDRGGADDETSFEYEGNDEAESAGSGMASRFQSELEAQSWPGGDASQQRQGRGRVFPSSDSEENASPTTGDHEAWVESRLEELRARSGDRHDQNARLAGTETGEWATHPLYGRLLQDGLRPKTATALFGDLTERGVDPRESPRDELHWALAQVVCRRIQTDPLAAETGVIALVGPSGAGKTSLALKLAVHDRMLAGQDTAVIHLLPEEGRNASYQNPTALYRRFGLPVRSVRTREDMAKALRCVGDFEQVLIDTPPLPMPLSEARPVLRRYRRLLRPLPRPAVHFVVDATRALGGIDEETFARLPLRPTAAAVTHLDEVHDWGQVAEWLIHVDLPVQIVSEGPEVPDGARAFSLRWFVEDIMDL
- a CDS encoding P-loop NTPase, producing MEVTSNVLTFASGKGGVGKSVVTANLAEMLAREGHHVALVDADLGQSDTAVLLNEAPATTVLDAVQEDAALRTVPHETESGMTLVQAANRPTSGDSGEREALYAALDTLLGRLRTTHDYVLVDASAGTDGPVQWALDRADLGVLVVVGEPTAVADAYRLAKQLWTADPDYPLGLVVNFAEDEDDARSIAERFKAVTTRFLGQAPKTLGWIPFSHAVRRSVSDQTPVVRSEGPARDAFADLADTTARGQYVLSPALS
- a CDS encoding sigma-70 family RNA polymerase sigma factor; this encodes MSRDLQPLVEQYLDDPTPSNREAVVMAALPLVRSIIGKISVPDHLLASHEDLESVGIVGLLEALDNYDPEQAQFATHAYRRVRGNIIDYLRSIDVLSREKRKKMGAVQEALSSLRQMLGEEPSDEDVSDYMGMSVEEYHDLLRDAQCRFSLSLSRPSEDDDHTMLDVLPSDDGTEGFERFEKASTQKHLEDLIQTLPERQQTILGLYYTEDLTLQEIGEVLDLSAARISQLLGKIQLTLQAKFEEHAH